The following coding sequences lie in one Arachis ipaensis cultivar K30076 chromosome B03, Araip1.1, whole genome shotgun sequence genomic window:
- the LOC107633704 gene encoding uncharacterized protein LOC107633704 yields the protein MSKFCFEALDKTLKDLMRFKDDHNQHLPFGGKTIAFGGDFRQILPVIPKGTRQDIVNASLNSSYLWQHCEVLKLTVNMRFQSMTTDDQVEDLKQFAEWILQVGNEISDRSCDGCNSINIPPKFLITNYSDPIKAIVEAIYSDYIADMCNESNLTGRTILAPTVNAIDEVNDYMTTMNSNECKTYVSSNKCLSEGGSNQIQAMHTPEFLATIKCLGVPNHELKLKVGCHVMLIRNIDHS from the coding sequence ATGAGCAAATTCTGTTTTGAGGCATTGGACAAGACATTGAAGGATTTGATGAGATTCAAAGATGATCATAACCAGCACTTGCCGTTTGGAGGTAAAACAATTGCTTTTGGTGGGGATTTTCGACAAATTTTGCCTGTCATCCCAAAAGGAACAAGACAAGACATTGTTAATGCGTCTTTAAACTCTTCATACCTCTGGCAACATTGTGAAGTATTAAAGCTCACGGTAAACATGCGATTTCAATCTATGACCACAGATGATCAGGTAGAAGATTTAAAGCAATTTGCTGAATGGATACTTCAAGTTGGCAACGAAATATCTGACAGATCATGTGATGGCTGCAATAGCATTAACATACCTCCTAAATTCCTTATCACTAACTATAGTGATCCTATTAAGGCAATTGTGGAGGCAATCTATTCTGATTATATTGCTGACATGTGTAATGAAAGCAACTTGACAGGTCGCACTATCTTAGCTCCTACGGTTAATGCTATAGATGAGGTAAATGATTACATGACTACAATGAACAGCAATGAATGCAAGACATATGTTAGTTCCAACAAATGTCTGTCCGAGGGAGGTAGCAATCAAATTCAAGCTATGCACACACCAGAGTTTTTAGCAACAATTAAGTGCTTGGGGGTTCCAAATCACGAATTGAAGCTTAAGGTTGGTTGCCATGTGATGCTTATTAGAAATATTGATCACTCATAA
- the LOC107633703 gene encoding uncharacterized protein LOC107633703, which translates to MVESAILKFIYTHQIEFRAEIYNGLRDAVFNGETNDASKGKRIILPATVTGGPRYMIQNYQDAMAICRCIGYPDLFITFTCNPQWDEIQRYCRMHKVKPEDRPDMICRLFKVKVDMMIKDLRYNKLFGTTKAVIYTIDFQKRGLPHAHILLFLHEQDKYPTPADIDKIICAEIPNADVDNAYYKAVKSFMLHGPCGLSKPTSPCMEEGRCIRHFPKKFNKMTTVDEDGYPVYKRRDNGRTVEVSGIHLDNRYVVPYNKMLLLKYRAHINVEWCNQSRSIKYLFKYVNKGSDRVTTYFSTKSPDGKTTLEVDEVKMFYDCRYISPCEAAWRIFCYDIHYRNPSVERLSFHLPDQQPVVFTDNESLVEAVAKATVKESMFLGWFVANKTNAEARKLTYNEFPSKFVWKSSLRAWKPRKSHQVIGRMIFVPPSSGELYYLRLLLNIVKGPTTYADIRTYNGVIYSSFRDACYARGLLDDDKEYIDAIEEASHWGSCHYLRRLFATLLWSNSMVRPEVVWKKTAILLSDGILHDHRVMFSLHDLLFSEEELKDLTVIDVEQILNSNGKTLHDYPTMPFPSRDTDHLRTRNKMIFDELNYDRVLLEKQPNDCLSKLTAEQKGVYDKIMSSTDSQHGRVFFFVWPWRYRKNFSLDNFSFSTKIMWTNSANCCI; encoded by the exons ATGGTTGAAAGTGCTATATTGAAATTTATTTACACCCACCAAATCGAATTTAGAGCTGAGATCTACAATGGGCTTCGGGATGCTGTTTTCAACGGCGAGACCAATGATGCCTCAAAGGGTAAGAGAATTATACTGCCAGCAACAGTTACTGGTGGGCCAAGATACATGATTCAAAATTATCAAGACGCCATGGCAATATGTAGGTGCATTGGTTATCCAGATTTATTCATCACTTTTACATGCAATCCGCAATGGGACGAAATACAACGGTATTGTAGAATGCATAAAGTCAAACCAGAGGATAGGCCAGACATGATTTGCAGACTATTCAAGGTTAAAGTGGACATGATGATTAAAGATCTTAGATACAACAAATTATTTGGTACTACAAAAGCAG TTATCTACACAATAGACTTCCAAAAGAGGGGACTCCCACATGCACATATATTATTATTCTTGCATGAACAAGATAAATACCCAACCCCTGCAGACATAGACAAAATCATATGTGCTGAAATTCCTAATGCTGATGTTGACAATGCATATTACAAGGCTGTAAAGAGTTTTATGCTTCATGGTCCATGTGGTCTTAGCAAACCAACTTCGCCTTGCATGGAGGAAGGTCGTTGCATCCGTCATTTCCCTAAGAAGTTCAACAAAATGACTACAGTTGATGAAGATGGTTACCCAGTATATAAGCGTCGAGACAATGGACGCACGGTGGAAGTTTCAGGAATTCATCTAGACAACCGATATGTTGTGCCATATAATAAAATGTTGTTGCTCAAATACCGTGCTCACATTAACGTCGAATGGTGTAACCAGTCAAGATCTATCAAGTATTTGTTCAAATATGTAAATAAAGGAAGTGATCGCGTCACAACTTATTTTTCTACAAAGTCCCCCGATGGTAAGACAACTTTAGAAGTTGATGAAGTGAAAATGTTTTACGATTGTCGATATATATCTCCTTGTGAAGCTGCTTGGAGGATCTTTTGCTATGACATTCACTACAGAAATCCATCGGTTGAGAGGCTAAGCTTTCATTTGCCGGATCAACAACCGGTTGTATTTACGGATAATGAATCATTGGTTGAAGCTGTTGCAAAGGCAACTGTTAAAGAGTCCATGTTTCTAGGCTGGTTTGTAGCAAACAAAACAAATGCTGAAGCTAGAAAACTAACCTATAATGAGTTTCCAAGCAAGTTTGTTTGGAAATCATCTCTGAGAGCTTGGAAACCCAGGAAAAGTCATCAGGTCATTGGAAGGATGATCTTTGTACCACCATCATCCGGTGAGCTATATTATTTAAGGTTGTTGTTAAACATTGTAAAAGGACCAACAACCTATGCAGATATCAGGACTTACAATGGTGTAATCTACTCATCATTTCGAGATGCATGCTATGCACGTGGTTTGCTAGACGACGACAAAGAATATATAGATGCCATTGAAGAAGCAAGTCATTGGGGCTCATGTCATTATTTGCGGAGGTTGTTTGCGACACTACTATGGTCTAATTCAATGGTGCGACCGGAAGTTGTCTGGAAAAAAACCGCCATCCTATTAAGTGATGGAATTTTGCATGATCACAGAGTCATGTTTAGCCTACATG ATCTACTTTTCAGTGAGGAAGAATTAAAGGATCTAACCGTGATTGACGTTGAACAAATATTGAACAGTAACGGAAAGACTTTGCACGATTATCCAACCATGCCATTTCCATCAAGAGATACCGACCATCTTAGGACGCGAAACAAAATGATCTTTGACGAATTAAATTATGATCGAGTTCTGTTAGAAAAGCAACCTAATGACTGCCTCTCAAAATTAACTGCCGAGCAAAAGGGGGTATATGATAAAATCATGAGCTCTACAGATAGTCAACATGGACGTGTGTTCTTTTTTGTATGGCCATGGAGATacaggaaaaatttttctttggaTAACTTTAGCTTCAGCACTAAGATCATGTGGACAAATAGTGCTAACTGTTGCATCTAA